In Thermorudis peleae, a genomic segment contains:
- a CDS encoding AMP-binding protein, giving the protein MATASVDVPQLLQQYTSAPGNAAVLLCDRHARVPERIALFFEDESGTTARITFRDLHAQSAAFAGVLRALGVQAGSCVAGFLPRGPELLITALATWRLGAVYVPLFTAFGPEAVAYRVRGSNAQVIVTAANQRAKIPADLVADGRTIVTVGEGGGRGIERGDLSFYHEIERADPVTDPVLIRPDDPMVLIYTSGTTGHPKGVPVPLKALASVEMYMRIGLDLRDDDMFWNMADPGWAYGLYYGLIGPLLLGKATLWYRGPFDPKITFWLLDAYGVTNWAAAPTAFRALRAAGLQPGTQTRLRVISSAGEPLNPEVITWATQTFGVPIHDHYGQTELGMVINNHHHPAWQRPLKPGSMGYAMPGFRPVILDAQGQECGPGQEGHLAIDTAQSPLFWFAGYVGDPEATAARFSPDGRYYLTGDDASCDAEGAFFFSGRSDDIILSAGYRIGPFEVESALLTHPAVAECAVVGVPDELRGQIIKAYLVLRPGFQPTPELEQALQAVVRQHVGAHAYPRAFAFVPELPKTPSGKIQRFLLRTS; this is encoded by the coding sequence ATGGCGACCGCATCGGTTGACGTGCCTCAGCTGCTGCAGCAGTACACGAGCGCGCCGGGCAACGCTGCTGTGTTGCTCTGCGACCGCCACGCCCGCGTTCCCGAGCGGATTGCCCTCTTCTTCGAGGACGAGAGCGGCACGACGGCCCGCATCACCTTTCGCGACCTGCACGCCCAGTCGGCGGCATTTGCTGGCGTCCTCCGCGCCCTCGGCGTGCAGGCGGGGAGCTGCGTCGCTGGCTTCTTGCCCCGCGGGCCAGAGCTGCTCATCACCGCGCTCGCCACGTGGCGGCTCGGCGCGGTCTACGTCCCCCTCTTCACCGCCTTCGGCCCCGAAGCCGTGGCCTACCGCGTGCGCGGCAGCAACGCACAGGTGATCGTCACGGCAGCGAACCAGCGGGCGAAAATCCCAGCCGACCTCGTCGCCGATGGCCGCACCATCGTGACCGTCGGCGAGGGCGGCGGACGCGGCATCGAGCGCGGCGACCTCAGCTTCTACCACGAAATCGAGCGCGCTGATCCAGTCACCGATCCCGTGCTCATCCGCCCTGACGACCCGATGGTGCTCATCTATACCTCGGGCACGACCGGGCACCCAAAGGGTGTGCCCGTGCCGCTCAAAGCCCTGGCCTCCGTTGAGATGTACATGCGTATCGGCCTCGACCTACGCGACGATGACATGTTCTGGAACATGGCCGACCCCGGCTGGGCCTACGGCCTGTACTACGGGCTGATCGGGCCGCTGCTGCTCGGCAAGGCAACGCTCTGGTATCGCGGGCCATTTGATCCGAAGATCACGTTCTGGCTGCTCGACGCCTACGGCGTCACGAACTGGGCGGCGGCGCCGACGGCATTCCGGGCACTGCGGGCAGCCGGCCTCCAGCCCGGCACGCAGACGCGCCTGCGGGTGATCTCCAGCGCCGGGGAGCCGCTCAACCCGGAGGTGATCACCTGGGCCACGCAGACGTTTGGCGTCCCGATCCACGACCACTACGGCCAGACCGAGCTGGGCATGGTCATCAACAACCATCATCATCCGGCGTGGCAGCGCCCGCTGAAGCCCGGCTCGATGGGCTACGCCATGCCGGGGTTTCGCCCGGTCATCCTCGATGCGCAGGGACAGGAGTGCGGGCCAGGCCAGGAAGGCCACCTGGCCATCGACACAGCGCAGTCGCCGCTCTTCTGGTTTGCCGGCTACGTCGGCGATCCTGAGGCAACGGCAGCGCGCTTCTCGCCCGACGGCCGGTACTACCTCACTGGCGACGACGCCAGCTGCGACGCCGAGGGCGCCTTCTTCTTCAGCGGCCGCTCCGACGACATCATCCTCAGCGCCGGCTACCGGATCGGCCCCTTCGAAGTCGAAAGCGCCCTGCTCACCCACCCAGCAGTCGCCGAGTGTGCGGTGGTCGGCGTCCCCGACGAGTTGCGCGGGCAGATCATCAAGGCCTATCTGGTGTTGCGGCCGGGATTTCAGCCGACGCCGGAACTGGAGCAGGCGCTGCAGGCAGTCGTCCGGCAGCACGTCGGCGCCCACGCCTACCCGCGTGCCTTCGCCTTCGTGCCCGAGCTGCCGAAGACGCCGAGCGGCAAAATCCAGCGCTTCCTGCTGCGCACCAGCTAG
- a CDS encoding CPBP family intramembrane glutamic endopeptidase, with protein MSLVALVVGAAVVRVWAHLGQRRPLFRRLLFGAIALLGLLACVAGVALWAGLGSQFIQNQRSVALAFAGVGLGLLLPLMPWVRRALAWVTPIDPASVLDTVGLSAAFAFIGLSVGITTALSPDTTLQPVTLSELVAQSAAFVVVAFVLVGLGIERGWHETIERLGFRPLSLRGVGNALALIALLFVASGLAGALTQALQPELTQQVGQRMVELTGPVSSLPGAVVLGISAGVGEEILFRGAIQPRFGIWLTSLLFTMAHVQYAFSFLLLGVFALSLILGWERKRYGTLACILTHAGYDLIAVLLQSVVR; from the coding sequence ATGAGCCTTGTCGCGTTGGTTGTCGGCGCTGCCGTAGTACGCGTCTGGGCGCATCTTGGGCAACGCCGGCCGCTTTTCCGCCGGCTCCTGTTCGGGGCGATTGCGCTGCTTGGGCTGCTCGCCTGCGTGGCCGGGGTGGCGCTGTGGGCCGGCCTCGGCAGCCAGTTCATCCAGAACCAGCGCAGCGTCGCACTCGCGTTCGCTGGTGTCGGGCTTGGACTTCTCCTGCCTCTCATGCCGTGGGTGCGGCGCGCGCTTGCCTGGGTGACGCCGATTGATCCTGCTTCCGTGCTCGATACGGTCGGCCTTTCGGCCGCGTTTGCTTTCATTGGCCTGAGCGTGGGGATCACCACGGCGCTGTCGCCCGATACCACGCTGCAACCGGTCACCCTCAGTGAACTCGTGGCACAGTCAGCGGCCTTCGTCGTGGTCGCGTTCGTGCTGGTTGGACTAGGGATCGAGCGCGGGTGGCATGAGACGATTGAGCGCCTTGGGTTTCGGCCCCTGTCCCTTCGCGGCGTTGGCAACGCACTGGCATTGATTGCCCTGCTGTTCGTTGCGTCTGGCTTGGCTGGCGCGCTGACGCAAGCGCTGCAGCCGGAGTTGACGCAGCAAGTCGGTCAGCGGATGGTTGAGCTGACGGGGCCGGTCTCGTCGCTGCCCGGCGCGGTCGTGCTTGGCATCTCCGCTGGCGTTGGTGAGGAGATCCTGTTTCGCGGGGCAATCCAGCCGCGGTTCGGCATCTGGCTCACCTCCCTGCTGTTCACTATGGCACATGTGCAGTATGCCTTCTCGTTCTTGCTGCTTGGCGTCTTTGCGCTGAGCCTGATCCTCGGCTGGGAACGGAAGCGCTATGGCACCCTCGCCTGCATCCTGACACACGCTGGCTATGACCTCATCGCGGTCTTGCTCCAGAGCGTTGTGCGCTAG
- a CDS encoding zf-HC2 domain-containing protein has product MTSRACKSIRPLLSAYMDGELSPDDVARLQAHLAECADCRALLASYERMREQLHQLPTAPVPPTLHHEIRAAIEREQRRPRWLRLSVSPVAFAFALGLILMLLGTLLYAQALPPSIVSSEPAANATWPFYRPVTITFTKPMDEASVASHLRISPAGERERLPISWRGTTLVIGASSEQQASLLPDTIYTIAILHGARDRWGHELQQDWTLTFRTTSAIASAPTATSTPAPTETPAATTPQPSATANTTATPPPAASTATAVPPTAVAAASSPAPANPTPAPQQGHGQSAGSAAAPSPATTAQPPRSSSAGGTGTAGNSVPTSSAGSGTTAPAPAAATPPASPTPTPLSQPTATPSVVPSPTAPAAATPATTPTPQETPAPAATSTPAASPTPTPQPTPVTGAFAQVYWGDQQVQKLLGSPTGLAYTVAASELAFQRGVMLERIDTNTFYILKDDGSWVSLPAPTEQGDPASQAQPNLWIPGGKYGLVWKQQQLLDSIGYATEATPHVMAQGARVQPFEHGILILSDRGFVYMLLESGSWAQFPVASS; this is encoded by the coding sequence ATGACCTCTCGCGCCTGTAAGTCCATCCGGCCACTGCTCTCAGCCTACATGGATGGAGAGCTGAGCCCCGATGATGTGGCTCGGCTGCAGGCACACCTTGCCGAATGCGCGGACTGCCGCGCGCTCCTCGCGTCCTACGAGCGCATGCGTGAGCAACTGCATCAACTCCCCACAGCACCAGTGCCGCCAACACTGCACCACGAGATCCGCGCCGCCATCGAACGGGAACAGCGCCGGCCACGCTGGCTTCGCCTCTCTGTCAGCCCAGTCGCGTTCGCGTTTGCCCTCGGGCTGATTCTCATGCTCCTCGGCACGCTGCTCTACGCCCAAGCACTACCCCCGAGCATTGTCAGCTCGGAACCGGCGGCCAACGCGACCTGGCCGTTCTACCGCCCGGTGACGATTACCTTCACCAAGCCAATGGATGAGGCCTCGGTCGCGAGCCACCTGCGCATCTCCCCCGCTGGCGAGCGCGAGCGCCTGCCCATCAGCTGGCGTGGAACTACGCTCGTCATCGGCGCGAGTAGCGAGCAACAAGCGTCACTCCTGCCCGATACGATTTACACGATTGCGATCCTCCATGGCGCACGAGACCGGTGGGGACACGAGCTGCAGCAAGACTGGACACTGACCTTCCGCACAACTTCGGCGATCGCCTCAGCGCCAACCGCGACGAGCACGCCAGCACCCACGGAAACGCCCGCTGCGACTACGCCACAGCCATCCGCAACGGCCAACACCACGGCAACACCGCCGCCAGCTGCCAGCACAGCGACCGCCGTGCCACCAACGGCGGTTGCCGCGGCATCATCGCCGGCGCCTGCGAACCCCACGCCAGCGCCGCAGCAAGGCCATGGGCAGAGTGCTGGGTCGGCTGCTGCACCATCACCAGCGACGACAGCACAACCACCCCGCAGTTCGTCGGCAGGCGGCACAGGTACGGCGGGCAACAGCGTGCCCACAAGCTCTGCTGGGTCTGGAACGACTGCTCCAGCACCGGCCGCAGCAACGCCCCCAGCAAGCCCAACGCCGACTCCGCTGAGCCAGCCAACGGCAACGCCGAGCGTCGTGCCAAGCCCGACAGCACCAGCGGCGGCAACACCGGCAACGACGCCGACGCCACAAGAGACGCCAGCACCGGCAGCGACGTCAACGCCGGCAGCGTCACCAACGCCCACGCCACAGCCAACGCCAGTGACTGGTGCCTTCGCTCAGGTCTATTGGGGAGATCAGCAAGTCCAGAAGCTGCTCGGCTCCCCAACTGGCCTGGCCTATACCGTCGCGGCGAGCGAACTCGCCTTCCAGCGCGGCGTCATGCTCGAGCGCATCGACACCAACACCTTCTACATCCTCAAGGACGATGGCTCGTGGGTCAGCCTTCCGGCACCGACCGAGCAGGGCGATCCAGCGAGCCAAGCGCAGCCGAACCTCTGGATTCCAGGCGGGAAGTATGGCCTGGTCTGGAAACAGCAACAACTGCTCGATAGCATCGGCTATGCCACGGAAGCGACACCGCACGTGATGGCGCAAGGCGCACGCGTGCAACCCTTCGAGCACGGTATCCTGATCCTGAGCGACCGCGGGTTCGTCTACATGCTGCTCGAGAGTGGCAGCTGGGCGCAGTTCCCGGTTGCTAGCAGCTAA
- a CDS encoding ParB/RepB/Spo0J family partition protein, translating to MRQRRGGLGRGLDALIQHDTGQVQSEIVELPLDAIQPNPHQPRQRIDEDALAALAESIRAHGVVQPIIVTRADDGTTFQLVAGERRWRAARLAGLATIPAIIRDVTPRETLEIALIENLQRADLTPLEEAAAYQALITEFGLTQQELAARVGRSRAAIANTLRLLHAPPAIQAALADGQITEGHARALLGLPNALDQVAALAIVIERGLTVRQTEALVQRWAQRTSRATAPRSLPPALQHVEEGFRRALGTKVELRPGRKGGQIVIHYYSDDELSAIYQRLAHPDQTL from the coding sequence ATGCGACAGCGACGTGGCGGCCTTGGGCGCGGACTGGACGCGCTGATCCAGCACGATACCGGGCAGGTGCAGAGCGAGATTGTCGAACTGCCGCTCGACGCGATCCAGCCCAACCCCCACCAACCCCGGCAGCGCATCGATGAGGATGCGCTCGCGGCGCTGGCCGAGTCCATTCGCGCCCACGGTGTGGTCCAGCCGATCATCGTCACGCGCGCTGACGACGGTACCACGTTTCAGCTTGTCGCGGGCGAGCGTCGCTGGCGGGCAGCCCGCTTGGCCGGGCTCGCGACGATCCCGGCAATCATCCGCGACGTAACGCCGCGCGAGACACTCGAAATCGCCCTGATCGAGAACCTGCAACGGGCGGACCTGACGCCACTGGAAGAAGCAGCCGCCTACCAGGCGCTGATCACCGAATTTGGACTCACGCAGCAAGAGCTGGCTGCGCGCGTCGGCCGCAGCCGCGCGGCGATCGCCAACACGCTCCGCCTGCTACACGCGCCGCCTGCCATTCAAGCCGCGCTGGCTGACGGTCAGATCACCGAGGGGCACGCGCGAGCCCTGCTCGGCCTGCCGAACGCCCTCGACCAGGTCGCGGCGCTGGCCATCGTCATCGAGCGAGGGCTGACGGTCCGACAGACGGAAGCGCTGGTGCAGCGCTGGGCGCAGCGGACGTCGCGCGCCACAGCACCCCGCTCGCTCCCGCCAGCACTGCAGCACGTGGAGGAAGGGTTCCGGCGTGCGCTCGGCACGAAAGTCGAACTCCGCCCCGGCCGGAAAGGCGGCCAGATTGTCATCCACTACTACTCAGATGACGAGCTCTCAGCCATCTACCAGCGTCTTGCCCACCCCGACCAGACGCTCTAG
- a CDS encoding glycine--tRNA ligase, whose translation MSAPHPVTVSLDTLASLAKRRGFVYPGSEIYGGLANTWDFGPLGAELKRNIKQAWWEFFIQRREDMVGLDGGILLHPRVWEASGHVAEFNDPLIDCRNCKSRFRADTFVEERLGISAEGLSVEELTRLIEEYQPACPVCGQRNWTPVRRFNLMFKTFIGPVEEQSAQVYLRPETAQAIFVNFKQVLQSSRQKIPFGIGQIGKAFRNEITPGNFIFRLLEFEQMEIEYFIRPESWEAAFEHWLAEMGQFFARIGLRAERLRLREHSPHELSHYSKRTVDYEYLFPFGWKELAGLAYRTDYDLRRHQEYSGEDLSYFDQERNERFIPHVIEPTMGVERLFLALLVDAYDEEPAVDVNGKPYTRVVLRFHPRIAPYKAAVLPLMRKPELVEKARAVAALLRNHFMIEYDETQSIGRRYRRQDEIGTPYCITIDYQTLDDDTVTIRDRDTMAQDRVAISALPHVLAERLGYGA comes from the coding sequence ATGAGCGCACCACACCCGGTGACGGTCTCGCTTGACACGCTTGCCTCATTGGCGAAGCGCCGTGGCTTCGTCTACCCGGGCAGCGAGATCTACGGCGGCCTGGCCAATACCTGGGATTTTGGCCCACTTGGCGCCGAACTCAAGCGCAACATCAAGCAAGCCTGGTGGGAGTTCTTCATCCAGCGGCGCGAGGACATGGTCGGCCTGGACGGCGGGATCCTGCTCCACCCCCGCGTCTGGGAAGCCTCAGGCCATGTCGCCGAGTTCAACGACCCCTTAATCGACTGCCGCAACTGCAAGAGCCGCTTCCGGGCCGATACCTTCGTCGAGGAGCGGCTCGGCATCTCGGCCGAAGGCTTGAGCGTCGAGGAGTTAACGCGGCTGATCGAGGAGTACCAGCCAGCGTGCCCCGTCTGTGGCCAGCGCAACTGGACGCCGGTTCGCCGCTTTAACTTGATGTTCAAGACGTTCATCGGCCCGGTCGAGGAGCAGAGCGCGCAAGTCTACCTCCGGCCGGAGACGGCGCAAGCGATCTTCGTCAACTTCAAGCAGGTGCTGCAGAGCAGCCGGCAGAAGATCCCCTTCGGCATCGGCCAAATCGGCAAAGCCTTTCGGAACGAGATTACCCCGGGCAACTTCATCTTCCGCCTGCTCGAGTTCGAGCAGATGGAGATCGAGTACTTCATTCGGCCAGAATCCTGGGAGGCTGCTTTCGAGCACTGGCTTGCCGAAATGGGGCAGTTCTTCGCCCGCATCGGCCTGCGCGCTGAGCGGCTCCGCCTGCGTGAGCACAGCCCGCACGAGTTGTCGCACTATTCCAAGCGAACCGTCGATTACGAGTACCTTTTCCCCTTCGGCTGGAAAGAGCTTGCGGGGCTCGCCTACCGCACCGACTACGACTTGCGTCGCCACCAGGAGTACAGCGGCGAAGATCTGAGCTACTTCGACCAGGAACGCAACGAGCGCTTCATCCCTCACGTCATCGAGCCCACGATGGGCGTGGAGCGGCTCTTCCTGGCCCTGCTCGTCGATGCCTACGATGAAGAGCCAGCGGTTGACGTGAACGGCAAGCCCTACACGCGCGTCGTCTTGCGCTTCCACCCACGGATCGCGCCCTACAAGGCGGCAGTGCTGCCGCTGATGCGCAAGCCCGAACTGGTGGAGAAGGCCCGGGCCGTGGCTGCGCTCCTCCGCAACCATTTCATGATCGAGTACGACGAGACGCAGAGCATCGGCCGGCGCTACCGCCGCCAGGACGAAATCGGCACGCCCTACTGCATCACAATCGACTACCAGACGCTGGATGACGACACCGTGACCATTCGTGACCGCGACACGATGGCGCAGGATCGCGTCGCCATCAGCGCGCTGCCGCACGTGCTCGCCGAGCGGCTCGGGTACGGCGCATAA
- a CDS encoding tyrosine-type recombinase/integrase, with amino-acid sequence MQDEVARFLEMLDERRALSGNTVAAYRNDLAQFTQFLADGHGVQSWQMLTSHHLEHFLSYLYSRKYADTTVARKISAVKSFCRYLYTRGVLHENLAAQLPTPRTTYFKPRAITPSEVAALLNTVAIDDSPEGLRDYAMFLTLYSTGMRVSELTALNVSDVSLHEARIRIGRQTPREREVPVNEETVGALERYLEEGRPQLVCNNRGELALFINHRGKRLTRQGFWLILKRYADLAGIPDITPHILRHSFAFHALEQGWHPAELQRVLGHLSLSTTLAYQHLLRQGDHRQHRVTAQTAASWDDAAAYFEQASHDAAVARGPSTTPAATRPSPEHTADPLATDEHDGTGGDNERTTPGDGLA; translated from the coding sequence ATGCAGGATGAGGTCGCACGCTTTCTCGAGATGCTGGACGAGCGCCGCGCCCTCTCCGGGAACACCGTTGCTGCGTATCGCAATGACCTTGCCCAGTTCACGCAGTTTCTGGCTGATGGCCATGGGGTACAGTCCTGGCAGATGCTGACATCACATCACCTCGAGCACTTCCTCTCCTATCTCTACAGCCGCAAGTACGCCGACACGACGGTTGCGCGCAAGATCTCGGCTGTCAAGAGCTTCTGCCGCTATCTCTATACCCGGGGAGTGCTGCACGAAAACCTGGCCGCCCAGCTCCCGACACCCCGTACCACCTACTTCAAGCCCCGGGCCATTACCCCAAGCGAAGTCGCGGCCTTGCTCAACACCGTTGCCATCGACGACTCGCCGGAGGGCCTCCGCGACTATGCCATGTTCCTCACGCTCTACTCGACCGGCATGCGGGTGAGCGAACTGACCGCCCTGAACGTCAGCGACGTGAGCCTGCACGAGGCGCGGATTCGCATCGGGCGCCAGACGCCGCGCGAGCGGGAAGTCCCCGTAAACGAGGAGACGGTCGGGGCGCTTGAACGCTATCTCGAGGAGGGCCGCCCGCAGCTCGTGTGCAATAACCGCGGCGAGCTGGCGCTGTTCATTAACCATCGCGGCAAGCGGCTGACCCGCCAGGGCTTCTGGCTGATCCTCAAACGCTATGCTGATCTTGCGGGCATCCCGGACATTACGCCACACATCCTGCGCCATTCCTTCGCGTTCCATGCCCTGGAGCAGGGCTGGCACCCAGCGGAGTTACAACGCGTCCTCGGCCATCTGAGCCTTTCGACGACGTTGGCCTATCAGCACCTGCTGCGCCAGGGCGACCATCGCCAGCACCGAGTGACGGCGCAGACGGCAGCGTCGTGGGACGACGCCGCGGCATACTTCGAGCAGGCGAGCCATGACGCGGCGGTGGCACGTGGCCCGTCGACGACACCGGCGGCAACGAGGCCGTCGCCCGAGCACACTGCTGACCCGCTCGCCACCGACGAACACGATGGTACGGGAGGGGACAATGAGCGCACCACACCCGGTGACGGTCTCGCTTGA
- a CDS encoding MFS transporter: MRMPQAFAALRYRDFRLLWIGQFISMFGVQLQTVALSWLIYVLTGSTAQLGGIAIARAVPTVLLSLFGGTLADQVDRRKLLLVTQSTAATLLLALALLVSTGRATTLTLYLFAMAISGAMAFDSPARQALIPALVPRERLTNALTLNVLASDSASILGPALGGVLISTFGTAACFWLNALTYLLVVVALTLMHPPKQVVARDRRSLAALVEGLRFVRQRPILWQLMLLDFLATALVSSVGLLPVFARDIFRIGPEGLGWLYTALSVGAVSGELLVAFLRTPQHPGRVMVTVVIGYGLALGLFGLAPWLPLALVLLALAGGLDAISMVMRHTVRQLVTPDDYRGRVGALASLFALTGPRLGQFQAGLLASVFGARLAMALGGTACVLVAVLSRWWAPGLWADDYALGEPAPPQPAHAAASDD, encoded by the coding sequence ATGCGTATGCCGCAGGCCTTTGCGGCCTTGCGCTATCGTGACTTCCGCTTGCTCTGGATCGGCCAGTTCATCTCGATGTTCGGCGTGCAGCTGCAGACGGTCGCGCTCAGCTGGCTGATCTACGTGCTCACCGGCTCGACCGCGCAGCTCGGCGGCATCGCCATCGCCCGCGCCGTGCCGACCGTCCTGCTCTCGCTCTTTGGCGGCACGCTCGCCGACCAGGTCGACCGGCGCAAGCTGCTGCTCGTCACCCAGAGCACCGCCGCCACCCTCCTCCTTGCCCTCGCCCTGCTGGTGAGCACCGGCCGCGCCACCACCCTCACCCTCTACCTCTTTGCCATGGCCATCTCCGGCGCGATGGCGTTCGACAGTCCCGCGCGCCAGGCGTTGATCCCCGCCCTTGTGCCACGCGAGCGGCTGACCAACGCCCTCACGCTCAACGTCCTCGCCTCCGACAGCGCCTCGATCCTCGGCCCGGCGCTCGGCGGCGTGCTCATCAGCACGTTTGGCACCGCCGCCTGCTTCTGGCTCAACGCGCTCACCTACCTGCTCGTCGTCGTCGCCCTGACGCTGATGCACCCGCCAAAGCAGGTCGTCGCGCGCGACCGCCGCAGCCTGGCAGCACTGGTCGAGGGACTGCGCTTCGTCCGCCAACGGCCGATCCTGTGGCAGTTGATGCTACTCGACTTTCTGGCGACCGCGCTCGTCTCCTCGGTCGGCCTCTTGCCGGTGTTCGCGCGCGACATCTTCCGGATCGGCCCGGAGGGGCTCGGCTGGCTCTACACGGCGCTGAGCGTTGGCGCGGTCAGCGGCGAGCTGCTCGTCGCCTTCCTGCGCACGCCCCAGCACCCTGGCCGCGTCATGGTAACGGTTGTCATCGGCTATGGGCTAGCGCTGGGGCTCTTTGGCCTGGCACCGTGGCTGCCGCTCGCACTGGTGCTGCTGGCGCTCGCTGGCGGGCTGGACGCGATTAGCATGGTCATGCGCCACACCGTGCGCCAGCTGGTGACGCCCGACGACTACCGCGGCCGCGTCGGCGCGCTGGCCTCGCTGTTCGCGCTGACCGGCCCGCGCCTGGGGCAGTTCCAGGCCGGGCTGCTTGCCAGTGTGTTCGGCGCGCGGCTAGCGATGGCACTCGGCGGCACGGCCTGTGTCCTCGTGGCCGTGCTGAGTCGCTGGTGGGCGCCGGGCCTGTGGGCGGACGATTACGCGCTCGGCGAGCCCGCGCCGCCACAGCCCGCGCACGCTGCCGCAAGCGACGACTGA
- a CDS encoding SDR family NAD(P)-dependent oxidoreductase has product MEMQGVSAIVTGGASGLGQATAHALAAAGAHVVAVDLAEASAAPGIVPVVADVTDEAAFERAVAVAVERGPLGIVVHCAGIVWAGRIVGRNGPHSLEQFRRVIEVNLIGTFNVLRLTAAAMQQNAPNAEGERGVIVVTSSIAAFEGQIGQAAYAASKGGVASLVLPAARELAAFGIRVVGIAPGVFATPMGQQIPDEIRRTLSEQTPFPKRLGHPDEFAALAMHIIRNPMLNGTVIRLDGGLRMPPR; this is encoded by the coding sequence ATGGAGATGCAAGGCGTGAGCGCAATCGTCACGGGCGGGGCGAGCGGGCTCGGCCAGGCAACGGCGCACGCGCTCGCAGCCGCCGGAGCCCACGTCGTCGCCGTCGACCTCGCCGAGGCGTCCGCTGCGCCGGGCATCGTGCCCGTCGTCGCTGACGTTACCGACGAGGCCGCGTTTGAGCGCGCCGTCGCGGTCGCAGTCGAACGCGGGCCGCTCGGCATCGTCGTCCACTGCGCCGGCATCGTCTGGGCCGGGCGCATCGTCGGGCGGAACGGGCCGCACAGCCTTGAGCAGTTTCGCCGCGTGATCGAGGTCAACCTCATCGGCACCTTCAACGTGCTGCGTCTCACCGCGGCCGCGATGCAGCAGAACGCCCCGAACGCCGAGGGGGAGCGCGGCGTCATCGTGGTCACGTCGAGCATTGCCGCGTTCGAGGGGCAGATCGGCCAGGCGGCCTACGCAGCCTCGAAGGGCGGCGTCGCCAGCCTCGTCTTGCCGGCAGCGCGCGAACTGGCGGCGTTCGGCATCCGCGTCGTCGGCATCGCCCCGGGCGTGTTCGCCACCCCCATGGGCCAGCAGATCCCCGACGAGATCCGCCGCACGCTCAGCGAGCAGACGCCGTTTCCCAAGCGCCTCGGCCATCCCGACGAGTTTGCCGCCCTGGCCATGCACATCATCCGCAACCCGATGCTCAACGGCACCGTCATCCGGCTCGACGGTGGCCTGCGCATGCCGCCACGCTAA
- the ald gene encoding alanine dehydrogenase, with product MIIGVPKEVKVQEERVAVTPHGVREFVRHGHQVLVEQGAGVGSGFPDREYVAAGATIVPTAADVWAQAEMIMKVKEPIPAEYPYLRPGLVLFTYLHLAADEALTRTLLDRQVTAIAYETVQLADGSLPLLAPMSEVAGRLAVQVAAYYLMRPHGGRGVLLGGVAGVSAANVVILGGGIVGTNAAQMALGLGANVTLLDINVDRLRFLEQILHGRFHTLMSNQQHIADAVEQADVVISGVLIPGARAPRLVTREMVASMRRGSVIVDVSIDQGGSIETSRPTTHADPVYEEYGVVHYCVTNMPGSVPRTSTFALSNVTLSYGLKLADLGVVEAVRRDPALARGVNTYQGKVTHPSVASAFGLPYTPLETLLAPSPEQVSAS from the coding sequence ATGATTATCGGGGTACCGAAAGAAGTCAAGGTTCAGGAAGAGCGCGTTGCCGTGACGCCGCATGGCGTTCGCGAGTTCGTGCGGCATGGGCACCAGGTGCTGGTCGAGCAGGGCGCTGGTGTCGGCAGCGGGTTTCCTGACCGCGAGTACGTTGCCGCTGGCGCGACCATCGTGCCCACGGCGGCCGACGTGTGGGCGCAGGCGGAGATGATCATGAAGGTCAAGGAGCCGATTCCCGCCGAGTATCCCTACCTGCGCCCCGGCCTCGTGCTCTTCACCTACCTGCACCTTGCGGCCGACGAGGCATTGACCCGCACGCTCCTCGACCGGCAAGTGACGGCGATTGCCTATGAGACGGTCCAGCTTGCCGATGGCTCCCTGCCGTTACTGGCGCCGATGAGCGAGGTTGCTGGGCGGCTCGCGGTACAAGTCGCGGCGTACTACCTCATGCGCCCGCACGGCGGACGGGGCGTGCTGCTTGGTGGCGTCGCGGGGGTTTCGGCGGCCAACGTCGTCATCCTGGGTGGCGGCATCGTTGGGACGAACGCCGCGCAAATGGCGCTTGGGCTTGGGGCGAACGTCACGTTGCTCGACATCAACGTTGACCGGCTCCGCTTCCTCGAACAGATTCTCCACGGGCGGTTCCACACCCTCATGTCGAACCAGCAGCACATCGCTGACGCCGTCGAGCAGGCCGATGTCGTCATCAGCGGCGTCTTGATTCCCGGGGCACGTGCTCCGCGGCTCGTCACCCGCGAGATGGTCGCCAGCATGCGCCGTGGCTCCGTGATCGTCGATGTGTCGATTGACCAGGGCGGCTCAATCGAGACCTCGCGCCCAACGACCCATGCCGACCCGGTGTACGAAGAGTACGGCGTCGTGCATTACTGTGTCACGAACATGCCTGGGTCGGTTCCCAGGACTAGTACGTTCGCGCTCAGTAACGTAACATTGTCGTACGGGCTCAAGCTCGCTGACCTGGGGGTGGTCGAAGCAGTTCGTCGCGATCCAGCGCTTGCGCGGGGCGTCAATACCTATCAGGGGAAGGTGACACATCCATCTGTCGCGTCGGCATTTGGTTTGCCCTACACGCCGCTCGAGACGTTGCTTGCGCCGTCACCCGAGCAGGTCTCAGCGTCCTAG